From Buchnera aphidicola (Nurudea shiraii), the proteins below share one genomic window:
- the rpmH gene encoding 50S ribosomal protein L34: MKRTFQPSLLKRNKSHGFRKRMSTKSGRHILSNRRSKLRNYLTVSSVK, from the coding sequence ATGAAACGAACTTTTCAGCCTTCTTTATTAAAAAGAAACAAATCTCATGGTTTTAGAAAGAGAATGAGTACAAAAAGTGGTCGTCATATTTTATCAAATCGAAGATCTAAGTTAAGAAATTATTTAACTGTTTCTTCTGTTAAATAG
- the atpE gene encoding F0F1 ATP synthase subunit C: MQGINSDMIYISVSIMIGLAAIGAAIGIGVLGSKFLEGAARQPDLIPLLRTQFFVIMGLVDAIPMIAVGLGLYMLFTIV, translated from the coding sequence ATGCAAGGTATAAATTCAGATATGATTTATATATCAGTTTCTATAATGATAGGACTAGCTGCAATAGGCGCAGCAATTGGAATTGGAGTGTTAGGTAGTAAATTCTTAGAAGGAGCAGCTCGTCAACCTGATCTTATACCTTTATTACGTACTCAATTTTTTGTAATCATGGGTTTGGTTGATGCAATTCCTATGATTGCTGTAGGATTAGGGTTATATATGTTGTTCACAATAGTATAA
- the yidD gene encoding membrane protein insertion efficiency factor YidD: protein MVLLLSLISQFFIFLILLYQRFISILIVPRCRFTPTCSNYALSVLRRFNLMKGCFLIVKRISKCHPFHFGGYDDVPKD, encoded by the coding sequence ATGGTCTTATTACTATCGTTAATTTCTCAATTTTTTATTTTTTTAATTTTGTTATATCAAAGATTTATTAGTATTTTAATAGTTCCTAGATGTCGATTTACACCTACGTGTTCAAATTATGCTTTATCTGTATTACGACGTTTTAATTTAATGAAAGGATGCTTTTTAATAGTAAAAAGAATATCAAAATGTCATCCTTTTCATTTTGGAGGTTATGATGATGTACCAAAAGATTAA
- a CDS encoding F0F1 ATP synthase subunit B gives MNLNATILGQAISFFLFVFFCMKYIWPPIIFAINSRQKEISNSLLHVKIKKQELDSYREKINNEINIIKLNMKEIINQTNQKKNNILKKANIQAQEERKKILKKTEDEIKIAYQKLKLQLNKETSKIAIKISEKIIKDNINNKNAKNIIDNLIKVLNSRTLY, from the coding sequence ATGAATCTCAATGCAACAATATTAGGTCAAGCAATTTCATTTTTTTTATTTGTTTTTTTTTGTATGAAATACATATGGCCTCCTATTATATTTGCAATAAATAGCAGACAAAAAGAAATATCAAACTCTTTATTACATGTAAAAATTAAAAAACAAGAATTAGATTCCTATCGGGAGAAAATAAATAATGAGATTAATATTATAAAACTCAATATGAAAGAAATTATCAATCAAACTAATCAAAAAAAAAATAATATTTTAAAAAAAGCTAACATACAAGCTCAAGAAGAAAGAAAAAAAATTTTAAAAAAAACTGAAGATGAAATAAAGATAGCATATCAAAAATTAAAACTTCAACTCAATAAAGAAACTAGTAAAATAGCTATTAAAATTTCTGAAAAAATAATAAAAGATAACATTAATAATAAAAATGCAAAAAATATTATTGATAATTTAATTAAAGTATTAAATAGCAGGACATTATACTAA
- the atpC gene encoding ATP synthase F1 subunit epsilon produces the protein MNLLLNIVEPEKLIYSEKIKKIQILGEKGELGIYPGHLQLLSFIRSGVVYFLNQDKKKCYIYLSGGLIEVQPRTINILADFSFKFSKLDMISIKKLEKTIRKKIKKSCIQNQEKILKNLSYELQKIHLHNTLKNNY, from the coding sequence ATGAACTTATTATTAAATATAGTTGAACCAGAAAAGCTTATTTATTCTGAAAAAATAAAAAAAATTCAAATTTTAGGAGAAAAAGGTGAATTAGGAATTTATCCTGGTCATTTACAATTATTGTCATTTATTCGCTCAGGAGTTGTGTATTTTTTAAATCAAGATAAAAAAAAATGTTATATATATTTGTCAGGGGGATTAATCGAAGTACAACCTAGGACAATAAATATTTTAGCTGATTTTTCTTTTAAATTTTCTAAGTTAGATATGATTTCAATAAAAAAACTAGAAAAAACAATAAGAAAAAAAATAAAAAAGAGTTGTATTCAGAACCAAGAAAAAATACTTAAAAATCTTTCTTATGAACTACAAAAAATACATTTACATAATACTTTAAAAAACAATTATTAA
- the atpA gene encoding F0F1 ATP synthase subunit alpha produces the protein MHLNSSEISELIEKRISEFNITNNTYNEGTITSVSDGIIHIYGLSNVMQGEMLSLENNQYAIALNLERNSVGAIVMGEYRYISEGDKVRCTGRVFDIPVGSNFLGRVVNALGKPIDGKGPIKEEKYFPIEAPAPGVIDRETINHPLQTGYKSIDTMVPIGCGQRELIIGDRQTGKTALVIDTIINQKSFNIKCIYVVIGQKFSTVSHVVKKLEDNNALNHTIIIVASASEVAALQYLVPYSGCAMGEYFRNNGEDALIVYDDLSKHAIAYRQISLLLRRPPGREAFPGDIFYLHSRLLERSCKVNGHYLSKFIQGDTKNKTGSLTALPIIETQGGDVSSFIPTNVISITDGQIFLESSLFNSGIRPAINPGISVSRIGSAAQCKVIQYVSSGIRTILAQYQELAAFSQFSSDLDKTTRNQLIYGKKLIELLKQKQYQPMSVSEQALILFSASQGFINDISIEKIKDFEEALICFSNETFHEFMKNVNIYGDFNKDIKNQFINIINTFKSTQYL, from the coding sequence ATGCATTTAAATTCTAGTGAAATAAGCGAATTAATAGAAAAAAGAATTTCTGAATTTAATATAACTAATAATACATACAATGAAGGAACAATTACTTCTGTTAGTGATGGAATTATACATATTTATGGTTTATCTAATGTTATGCAAGGAGAAATGCTGTCACTAGAAAATAATCAATATGCTATAGCATTAAATTTAGAAAGAAATTCTGTAGGAGCAATAGTTATGGGTGAATATAGGTATATTTCTGAAGGAGATAAAGTTCGATGTACTGGTCGAGTGTTTGACATTCCAGTAGGTTCTAACTTTTTAGGAAGAGTAGTAAATGCTTTAGGAAAACCTATTGATGGAAAAGGACCCATTAAAGAAGAGAAATATTTTCCTATAGAAGCTCCTGCTCCTGGAGTAATTGATAGAGAAACAATAAATCATCCATTACAAACTGGATATAAGTCTATTGATACAATGGTTCCTATAGGATGTGGGCAACGCGAATTAATAATAGGAGATAGACAGACTGGGAAAACTGCTTTAGTAATTGATACTATTATTAATCAAAAATCATTTAATATAAAATGTATTTATGTAGTTATAGGACAAAAATTTTCCACAGTTTCTCATGTAGTTAAAAAATTAGAAGATAATAACGCATTAAATCATACAATTATTATTGTAGCTTCAGCTTCGGAAGTTGCAGCTTTACAATATTTAGTACCATATTCTGGATGTGCTATGGGAGAATATTTTAGAAATAATGGAGAAGATGCTCTTATTGTTTATGATGATTTGTCTAAACATGCTATAGCGTATAGACAAATTTCTTTATTATTAAGAAGACCTCCAGGAAGAGAAGCTTTTCCGGGTGATATTTTTTATTTACATTCTAGATTATTAGAAAGATCATGTAAAGTTAATGGTCATTATTTAAGCAAATTTATACAAGGTGATACAAAAAATAAAACGGGTTCATTAACAGCTTTACCCATTATTGAAACACAAGGTGGGGATGTATCATCATTTATTCCTACTAATGTTATTTCTATTACTGATGGACAGATATTTTTAGAATCAAGTTTATTTAATTCTGGAATTCGTCCAGCTATTAATCCCGGAATTTCAGTGTCTCGCATAGGAAGTGCTGCTCAATGTAAAGTTATTCAATATGTTTCTTCTGGAATTCGAACAATTTTGGCACAATATCAAGAATTAGCTGCTTTTTCACAGTTTTCCTCTGATTTAGATAAAACTACTCGTAATCAATTAATTTATGGTAAAAAACTAATAGAGTTACTTAAACAAAAGCAATATCAACCTATGTCGGTTTCAGAACAAGCACTCATTCTTTTTTCAGCAAGTCAAGGTTTTATAAATGATATTTCAATAGAGAAGATAAAAGATTTTGAAGAAGCATTAATTTGTTTTTCTAATGAAACATTCCATGAATTTATGAAAAATGTTAATATATATGGTGATTTTAATAAAGACATAAAAAATCAATTTATCAATATTATTAATACTTTTAAATCAACTCAATATTTATAA
- the atpH gene encoding ATP synthase F1 subunit delta, producing the protein MIINKSISKLYAQAIYKFSIINNSLSSWKIMLKYMVYVSNHEKIKKIILSMSFFQQIREIFISVCGNKIDTHAKNFIKILVENKRLIFLENIYTEFISLCDAHKNILHITIVSAYTLTQNQINNIKIMFGKYLSNNINIKYEINKNIIDGFIIKYNDLVIDLSIKYQLKQLLHFLQY; encoded by the coding sequence ATGATTATAAACAAAAGTATATCGAAACTGTATGCTCAAGCAATTTATAAATTTTCTATTATTAATAATTCACTTAGTTCTTGGAAAATCATGTTAAAGTATATGGTTTATGTATCTAATCATGAAAAAATTAAAAAAATAATTTTGAGTATGTCTTTTTTTCAACAAATCAGGGAAATTTTTATTTCTGTTTGTGGAAATAAAATTGATACACATGCGAAAAATTTTATAAAAATTTTAGTAGAAAATAAACGTTTAATTTTTTTAGAAAACATATATACAGAATTTATTTCTTTATGCGATGCTCATAAAAATATTTTACATATCACAATTGTTTCAGCTTATACATTAACTCAAAATCAAATCAATAATATTAAAATAATGTTTGGAAAATATTTGTCTAACAATATAAATATAAAATATGAAATAAATAAAAATATTATTGATGGATTTATTATTAAATATAATGATTTAGTTATCGATTTGTCTATCAAATATCAATTAAAACAACTTTTGCATTTTTTACAATATTGA
- the rnpA gene encoding ribonuclease P protein component, translated as MKLLTTTHFKYVFNKPKKIKFQELIILTRDNKLQFPRLGISISRKDIKHSCRRNKTKRIIREVFRLIQYKLICADFVVIVKLYFKNTNNICLKEKLENLWSYYYR; from the coding sequence ATGAAATTATTGACTACTACACATTTTAAATATGTTTTTAATAAACCTAAAAAAATAAAATTTCAAGAATTAATTATCTTAACACGCGATAATAAATTGCAATTTCCAAGATTAGGAATAAGTATATCACGAAAAGATATTAAGCATTCATGTAGAAGAAATAAAACTAAACGAATTATTAGAGAAGTTTTCAGATTAATACAATATAAATTAATTTGTGCAGATTTTGTAGTAATTGTAAAGTTATATTTTAAAAATACAAATAATATATGTCTAAAGGAAAAATTAGAAAATTTATGGTCTTATTACTATCGTTAA
- the atpD gene encoding F0F1 ATP synthase subunit beta, producing MAIGNIVQIIGAVIDVEFPYNAVPKIYNALSVKNKDKNLILEVQQQIGSGIVRTIAMGSSDGLKRGLSVIDLEHGIKVPVGISTLGRIIDVLGKPIDMKGPIENKNSIEYREIHRAAPGYEEQLNSYTILETGIKAIDLICPFTKGGKVGLFGGAGVGKTVNMMELIRNIAIKHEGYSVFAGVGERIREGSDFYHEMKASKVLDKVSLVYGQMNEPPGNRFRTAFTGLTIAEKFRDEGKDVLLFIDNIYRYTLAGTEVSALLGRIPSAVGYQPTLSEEMGLLQERITSTQSGSITSIQAVYVPADDLTDPSPATTFAHLDSIITLSRQIASLGIYPSIDPLNSSSRQLDPQIVGQEHYDVAVNVQSILQKYQELKDIIAILGMDELSEDDKILVSRARKIQKFLSQPFFVAEVFTNFPGKYVSLQDTIIGFRDILNGKLDDYPEKEFYMIGSINEIINKFKK from the coding sequence ATGGCTATTGGAAATATAGTCCAAATTATTGGTGCTGTAATTGATGTTGAATTTCCTTATAATGCAGTTCCTAAGATATATAACGCACTATCTGTAAAAAACAAAGATAAAAATTTAATTTTGGAAGTACAACAACAAATAGGATCAGGAATAGTCAGAACGATTGCTATGGGTTCTTCAGATGGATTAAAAAGAGGCTTATCGGTTATAGATTTAGAACATGGAATTAAAGTACCTGTAGGTATTTCAACATTAGGAAGAATTATAGATGTATTAGGAAAACCTATAGATATGAAAGGTCCAATAGAAAATAAAAATAGTATAGAATATCGAGAAATTCATAGAGCAGCACCTGGATATGAAGAACAATTAAATTCTTATACCATCTTAGAAACTGGAATTAAAGCTATTGATTTAATTTGTCCTTTTACAAAAGGAGGAAAAGTAGGTTTGTTTGGAGGTGCAGGAGTAGGAAAAACAGTAAATATGATGGAATTAATTAGAAATATTGCTATTAAACATGAAGGATACTCGGTTTTTGCAGGTGTAGGGGAAAGAATAAGAGAGGGTAGCGATTTTTATCATGAAATGAAAGCTTCTAAAGTACTAGATAAAGTTTCTTTAGTCTATGGACAAATGAATGAACCACCTGGAAATCGATTTCGTACTGCTTTTACAGGATTAACTATAGCTGAAAAGTTTCGAGATGAAGGTAAAGATGTTTTATTATTCATTGATAATATATATCGTTATACTTTAGCAGGAACAGAAGTCTCAGCATTACTTGGTCGTATACCTTCTGCTGTTGGATATCAACCTACATTATCTGAAGAAATGGGTTTATTACAAGAAAGAATAACATCAACCCAATCTGGATCTATTACTTCTATACAAGCAGTATATGTTCCTGCTGATGATTTAACTGATCCTTCTCCAGCTACTACTTTTGCACATTTAGATTCAATCATTACACTTAGTCGTCAAATAGCATCATTAGGAATATATCCTTCTATTGACCCTTTAAATTCTTCTAGTCGTCAATTAGATCCTCAAATTGTAGGTCAGGAACATTATGATGTAGCTGTCAATGTTCAATCTATTTTGCAAAAATATCAAGAACTTAAAGATATTATTGCAATATTAGGTATGGATGAATTATCTGAAGATGATAAAATTTTAGTATCTCGAGCTAGAAAAATACAAAAATTTTTATCTCAACCATTTTTTGTAGCAGAAGTTTTTACTAATTTTCCAGGAAAATATGTATCACTTCAAGATACAATCATTGGATTTAGAGATATTCTTAATGGAAAATTAGATGATTATCCAGAGAAAGAATTTTATATGATAGGTTCTATTAATGAAATTATAAATAAATTTAAAAAGTAA
- the atpB gene encoding F0F1 ATP synthase subunit A has protein sequence MVLEKQLNFPQYINHHLHHLQLNLRTFQLSNENENFTNFWSINIDSIFFSFILGMVFLFSFFKISKNCIINHVPNKFQIAVELTVNFINKSVNDVFKNTHQLIAPLSLTIFSWIFLMNLMDLLPIDFIPFLFQFFFGLSNFKIVPTTDINITISMALGIFVLIIYYGIKVQGIKNFLKNFIVHPFQSPVFFIFNIFLESIELLSKPISLGLRLFGNMYSGEMIFILISGLLPWWIQWVLSLPWAIFHILIIFLQSFIFMMLSIVYLSMAVKNH, from the coding sequence ATGGTTTTAGAAAAACAACTTAATTTCCCTCAATATATTAATCATCATTTACATCATTTGCAATTAAATTTACGCACTTTTCAGTTATCTAATGAAAATGAAAATTTTACTAATTTTTGGTCAATAAATATTGATTCAATATTTTTTTCTTTTATTTTAGGAATGGTATTTTTGTTTTCTTTCTTTAAAATATCAAAGAATTGTATTATTAACCATGTACCTAATAAATTTCAAATAGCTGTTGAGTTAACTGTTAATTTTATTAATAAAAGCGTTAATGATGTCTTCAAAAATACACATCAATTAATTGCTCCTCTATCTTTAACTATTTTTTCTTGGATTTTTTTAATGAATTTAATGGATTTATTACCTATTGACTTCATACCTTTTCTTTTTCAGTTTTTTTTTGGACTATCAAATTTTAAAATTGTTCCTACAACTGATATTAATATCACTATTTCAATGGCGTTAGGTATTTTTGTTTTAATTATTTATTATGGAATTAAGGTACAAGGAATAAAAAACTTCTTAAAAAATTTTATAGTACATCCATTTCAGAGCCCTGTTTTTTTTATTTTTAACATTTTTTTAGAAAGTATAGAATTATTATCTAAACCTATTTCTTTAGGATTGCGTTTATTTGGAAATATGTATTCTGGGGAAATGATATTCATATTAATTTCAGGATTATTGCCATGGTGGATACAATGGGTTTTAAGTCTTCCTTGGGCTATCTTTCATATTTTAATTATTTTTCTTCAATCTTTTATATTTATGATGTTATCAATAGTATATTTATCAATGGCTGTTAAAAATCATTAG
- the gyrB gene encoding DNA topoisomerase (ATP-hydrolyzing) subunit B — protein MLNSYNSLNIKILKGLDAVRKRPGMYIGNTDDGTGLHHMVFEVVDNSIDEVLSGFCKEIIVIIHTDNSVSIQDDGRGIPVDIHSDEGISAAEVIMTVLHAGGKFDNHSYKISGGLHGVGISVVNALSEKLELNIYRNSKIYHQTYYNGNPKKSLSIIGKTKLRGTKIQFWPNLTIFTNITKFDFNILSKRLQELSFLNPKVTIRLQDLKKNISESYFHQGGLKEFIKFLDKQKKSIHSKIIYFSSEKDQVGVEIAMQWNNGFKENICCFTNNIPQLDGGTHLIGFRSALTRTINNFIEKEGIVKKNKINITGEDSREGLTAIISIKISDPKFSSQTKNKLVSSEVRSVMESLVNEHLVEFFLENPHDSKNIITKILESARVRNAARKAREITRKKGHLDFSILPGKLADCQEKDPLLSEIYLVEGDSAGGSAKQARNRRNQAILPLKGKILNVEKAKFEKMLSSQEVTALITVLGCGIGENEYNPEKLRYHRIIIMTDADIDGSHIRTLLLTFFYRYMPEIIKRGHLYIAQPPLFKITQGKKEKYIKDNATMDKYKVKLILENVKLQDIKNVKTIPNSSKKLKKIILQYKNIQTIFDKVQYYFSLTILNELLYHPKLDQLNDENYLKSWARNFVDGLNSKTNNNSNYSFNIILNSNKKNCKLFIVQYKHGEKKIYDFKSNFLNSYEYQKISSFGEKLQNLIKNNIHIQKNNKYYSFNNFQKTFQKLLNESLNNIFIQRYKGLGEMNPEQLWKTTMNPETRRMLNITIDDIDHTNKLFNTLMGDSVEPRKLFIEFHALKAKNIDI, from the coding sequence ATGCTAAATTCATACAATTCGCTCAATATAAAAATTTTAAAAGGTTTAGATGCTGTTAGAAAACGTCCTGGAATGTACATAGGAAATACAGATGATGGAACTGGACTACATCACATGGTATTTGAAGTAGTAGATAATTCTATAGATGAAGTATTGTCAGGATTTTGTAAAGAAATCATAGTTATAATACATACAGATAACTCTGTATCTATTCAAGATGATGGAAGAGGAATACCTGTCGATATTCATAGCGATGAAGGTATTTCAGCAGCAGAAGTTATTATGACCGTATTGCATGCTGGAGGGAAGTTTGATAATCATTCTTACAAAATTTCAGGAGGTTTACATGGAGTAGGCATATCAGTCGTCAATGCATTATCAGAGAAACTAGAGTTAAATATTTATAGAAATTCAAAAATATATCATCAAACATATTATAACGGAAATCCTAAAAAATCATTGTCTATTATTGGAAAAACTAAATTAAGAGGTACCAAAATACAATTTTGGCCAAATTTGACTATTTTTACGAACATCACTAAATTTGATTTTAATATTTTATCTAAAAGATTACAAGAACTATCATTTTTAAATCCTAAAGTTACAATACGTTTACAAGATCTTAAAAAAAACATTAGCGAAAGTTATTTTCATCAAGGAGGCTTAAAAGAATTTATAAAATTTTTAGATAAACAAAAAAAATCTATTCACTCTAAAATAATTTATTTTTCTTCCGAAAAAGATCAAGTTGGAGTAGAGATTGCTATGCAATGGAACAATGGATTTAAAGAAAATATATGTTGTTTCACTAATAATATTCCACAATTAGATGGAGGAACACATCTAATTGGTTTCAGGTCTGCTCTTACTCGAACAATAAATAACTTCATTGAAAAAGAAGGAATTGTTAAAAAAAATAAAATAAATATAACAGGAGAAGATTCAAGAGAAGGGTTAACAGCTATTATATCAATTAAAATTAGTGATCCCAAATTTTCTTCTCAAACTAAAAATAAGTTAGTTTCATCAGAAGTAAGATCTGTAATGGAATCTCTAGTGAATGAACATTTAGTAGAATTTTTTTTAGAAAATCCTCATGATTCTAAAAATATTATTACGAAAATTTTGGAATCTGCAAGAGTAAGAAATGCAGCTCGAAAAGCAAGAGAAATTACTCGAAAAAAAGGTCATTTAGATTTTTCAATACTTCCTGGAAAATTAGCTGATTGTCAAGAAAAAGATCCTCTTTTATCAGAAATTTATTTAGTAGAAGGAGATTCTGCAGGTGGGTCTGCAAAACAAGCAAGAAACAGAAGAAATCAAGCTATTCTTCCTTTAAAAGGAAAAATTTTAAATGTAGAAAAAGCAAAATTTGAAAAAATGTTATCTTCACAAGAAGTTACAGCACTTATAACAGTGTTAGGATGTGGAATAGGAGAAAATGAATATAATCCAGAAAAGTTGCGATATCATCGTATTATTATAATGACAGACGCTGATATTGATGGATCACATATTAGAACATTATTATTAACATTTTTTTATCGATACATGCCAGAAATCATTAAACGTGGACATTTATATATTGCTCAACCTCCATTATTTAAAATAACTCAAGGAAAAAAAGAAAAATATATTAAAGACAATGCAACAATGGATAAATATAAAGTTAAATTGATATTAGAAAATGTTAAGTTACAAGATATTAAAAATGTTAAAACTATTCCCAATTCTTCTAAAAAGTTAAAAAAAATAATATTACAATATAAAAACATTCAAACTATATTTGATAAAGTACAATATTATTTTTCGTTAACTATTCTAAATGAACTTCTTTATCATCCTAAATTAGATCAGTTAAATGATGAAAATTATTTAAAAAGCTGGGCTAGAAATTTTGTGGATGGTTTAAATTCTAAAACTAACAATAACTCAAACTATTCCTTTAATATTATACTAAATTCGAATAAAAAAAATTGTAAATTATTTATTGTGCAATATAAGCATGGAGAAAAGAAAATTTATGATTTTAAATCAAATTTTTTAAATAGTTATGAGTATCAAAAAATAAGTTCTTTTGGAGAGAAATTACAAAATTTAATTAAAAATAATATACATATCCAGAAAAATAACAAATATTATTCATTTAATAATTTTCAAAAAACTTTTCAAAAACTGTTAAATGAATCTTTAAATAATATATTTATTCAAAGATATAAAGGTTTAGGAGAAATGAACCCAGAACAATTATGGAAAACTACTATGAATCCTGAAACCAGACGAATGCTCAATATTACTATTGATGATATTGATCATACTAATAAACTATTTAACACCCTTATGGGAGATTCTGTGGAACCACGAAAGTTATTTATAGAATTTCATGCATTAAAAGCAAAAAACATTGACATATAA
- the dnaN gene encoding DNA polymerase III subunit beta: MFLHFLQKINNLVTRNPLNPILENILIQIKKNILFLTSTNLESEIQVNTSEIVSYLPGSVTVSGKKLLAVCRKFPLNSNIEISLQKDKLKIFSKQSCYLLATLPSINFPNFKEIKHQINFSISQNTFKTIIFNTQFSIATQDIRSFLNGLLLEIRNQHLYAIATDGYRMAICKTPLKHSYQFYSIILPKKSVIELLRLLENSSELTFIKMSNNHFQIHINNITFTSKVISENFPKYSSIIFKKPKKKIIVNTSSFQQALSRIIILSNETFRGICIESFKNQLKITTSNQYDEQAYEILEIIYSNIDIKISINAHYILEILNVIENKEISLFVNDTNSRIQIQQNNCNQNYNYQSIYILMPLKM, translated from the coding sequence ATTTTTTTACATTTTTTACAAAAAATAAATAATCTAGTTACACGGAATCCTTTAAATCCTATACTTGAAAATATTTTGATACAAATAAAAAAAAATATTCTATTTCTAACTTCTACTAACTTAGAGTCAGAAATTCAAGTTAACACTTCTGAAATTGTCTCATATTTACCAGGAAGTGTAACAGTATCAGGAAAAAAATTATTAGCTGTATGCCGAAAATTTCCTTTAAATTCTAATATAGAAATATCGTTACAAAAGGATAAACTAAAAATTTTTTCAAAACAAAGTTGTTATTTACTTGCAACATTACCCTCAATAAATTTTCCTAATTTTAAAGAAATAAAACATCAAATTAATTTTTCTATATCACAAAATACATTTAAAACTATTATTTTTAATACTCAGTTTTCTATAGCTACTCAGGATATTCGGAGTTTTCTTAACGGATTACTATTAGAAATACGAAATCAACATTTGTATGCTATAGCTACTGATGGTTATCGTATGGCAATTTGTAAAACACCTTTAAAGCATTCTTATCAATTTTATTCTATAATATTACCAAAAAAAAGTGTAATTGAATTATTACGATTATTAGAAAATTCTTCAGAATTAACATTTATTAAAATGAGTAATAATCATTTTCAAATACATATAAATAACATTACTTTTACTAGTAAAGTAATTTCAGAAAATTTTCCAAAATATTCATCTATTATATTTAAAAAACCCAAAAAAAAAATTATTGTTAATACTTCTTCATTTCAGCAAGCACTATCAAGAATAATAATTTTATCTAACGAAACATTTAGAGGTATTTGCATAGAAAGTTTTAAAAATCAATTAAAAATTACAACTAGCAATCAATATGATGAGCAAGCATATGAAATATTAGAGATAATTTACTCTAATATTGATATAAAAATTTCTATTAATGCGCATTATATTTTAGAAATTTTAAATGTAATTGAAAATAAAGAAATATCTTTATTTGTAAATGATACTAATTCTAGAATTCAAATTCAGCAAAATAATTGCAATCAAAACTATAACTATCAATCAATATATATTTTAATGCCTTTAAAAATGTGA
- the atpG gene encoding ATP synthase F1 subunit gamma: MSEIKEIRNKINCIKNTQKITRVMEMISISKMKKAELKMNSRRSYLNIIKEIINNILNNNTRYQHLYFEKREIKKVGIIVVSTDRGLCSSLNTILFKKIQKFIKIKSYKNIKCYLSILGLKGISFFKALFNDVIYYETNFGKKHIFSNYLNFINIFLKYYDEKKIDNLFLSYNQFENIFFQKPLIIKLLPFSKKMICKKQINRWDYIYESNPKCLLDTLFKNYIKSQIYQAILENYTCEQTVRMIAMKQATDNSKNLIKDLQISYNKARQNNITQELTEIISGASAVSLS; this comes from the coding sequence ATGTCTGAAATAAAAGAAATTCGAAATAAAATTAACTGTATAAAAAATACACAAAAAATTACTCGAGTAATGGAGATGATTTCTATTTCCAAAATGAAAAAAGCTGAATTAAAAATGAATTCTAGACGTTCATATTTAAATATAATTAAAGAAATCATAAATAACATTTTAAATAATAATACAAGATATCAACATTTGTATTTTGAAAAAAGAGAAATAAAAAAAGTTGGAATTATTGTTGTTTCAACAGATCGAGGATTGTGTAGTAGTTTAAATACTATCCTTTTTAAGAAAATTCAAAAGTTTATTAAAATAAAAAGTTATAAAAATATTAAATGTTATTTGTCGATTTTAGGATTAAAAGGAATATCATTTTTTAAGGCATTATTTAATGATGTTATTTATTATGAAACTAATTTTGGAAAAAAACATATATTTTCAAATTATTTAAACTTTATAAATATTTTTCTAAAATATTACGATGAAAAAAAAATTGATAATTTATTTCTTTCTTATAATCAGTTTGAAAATATTTTTTTTCAAAAACCATTAATTATAAAATTATTGCCTTTTTCAAAAAAAATGATATGTAAAAAACAAATTAATCGTTGGGATTATATATACGAATCTAATCCAAAATGTTTATTGGATACGTTATTTAAAAATTATATAAAATCTCAAATATATCAAGCTATTTTAGAAAACTATACATGCGAACAAACTGTCCGAATGATAGCTATGAAACAAGCTACAGATAATAGTAAAAATTTAATTAAAGATTTACAAATCTCTTATAATAAAGCACGCCAAAATAACATTACACAAGAATTAACTGAAATTATTTCAGGTGCTTCTGCAGTTTCATTAAGTTAA